The genomic DNA CTTCTGTACTTTAGATGGTGCTCAGAAAATTCTTTTAGTTTAgttctgtcaattttttaaattaatgtttctttCGTTTTAgccacaaaatgaatatattgagTTACACCGGAAGCGCTATGGCTATCGTTTGGATtaccatgagaaaaagagaaagaaagaaggtcgAGAGGCTCATGAACgttcaaaaaaagcaaaaaagatgaTTGGTCTGAAAGCTAAGCTCTACCATAAACAGCGCCATgctgagaaaatacaaatgaaaaagacgTAAGTGCTGAGTTCTTTAACAAGCTAACATGTTTTgagtaatagtttttaaaactaatgatcttgaatatttttccttcttgtcagtatcaagatgcatgaaaagagaaacaccaaacaaaagaatgatgaaaagacTCCACAGGGAGCAGTACCTGCATATCTACTGGACAGGGAGGGGCAGTCCCGAGCTAAAGTACTTTCCAATATGATTAAACAAAAGCGAAAAGAGAAAGCGGTAAGAGATAAAAATtgaagtcttttatttcttttttgttcaggAGAATTACTAAAATTTAATACTAGTTACTTTCTTCAGTTTAATTGGAAGCATGATGAAGTCCAGCTACTCTTTCCATTATTTAGACACAAAGTCTTTGTAAAGTTCATTTTGTATTAAATATTCGAGTAAtaggcaggcagcctgggtggctcagtggtttagcgccgccttcagcccagggcgtgatcctggagacccaggattgagtcccgtgtcgggttccctgcatggagcctgcttctccctctgcctgtgtctctgcctctccctctgtctttctttgtctctctcgtgaataaataagtaaaatctttaaaaataaataaatatttgagtaataAAACATGCTTTCTCATTAAGAGAACATGTTAGCATTTAACaggtttttaaagttattaaaatagcAGACATTTTTAGTGTTAAAAAAGTATCTAAAAAGTTAGGCATGAATcttaaattcagtattttaacAGCTTCCTATACGTGACACTTCCTAATGCTGTGCTCCTATGGAGAAAGATACAACTGCTTCTATCTGTTGGCCTATGTTGgtaaaatttgttaaaaagtagaatagtggAAAACCCTTTAACTGATTTAACTTAAGTACAAATTTAGCATTTTTGTTTAATACGCTTAGTGTCCGTTTTGTGTATTATGTAATACATTTTGTGTATTATGCTtagtgtcagttttttttttttttaatttttatttatttatgatagccacagagagagagagagaggtgcagagacacaggcagagggagaagcaggctccatgcaccgggagcccgatgtgggattcgatcccgggtctgcaggatcgcgccctgggccaaaggcaggcgccaaaccgctgcaccacccagggatcccttagtgTCAGTTTAAAGTCTGCAGAAATCAGAAAACGGCATAAATACTGTTTATAAACATCTGTAGATAAATTGACAAATCCAGGTAGCAACAGATcctaatttgattttaaaaatcacacaaccagatacctgggtggctcagtggttgagtgtctgccgtgggcccagggcgtgatcctggggtccggggatcgagtcctgcatcaggcttcctgcgaggagccggcctctctctctgtgtgtcattcataagtaaataaataatgaatgaatgaattttttttgatCACACTGCTTATATTTTGGTGTGCGCTATCTAAAGTTAGAATGGTGTAAAATGAGAAATGTTAGAGGTTGTCCACTTAACTCCTCttcactttacaaataaaaagagtGAAGTCCAGTTGGTTGTAAATCATTCTGCATGGTCATATATTAATGGAGTGTGATAGAATTGCTTTTAGAATCTGTATTGCTTCAgttttttcatagaattttcgTTCTGCAGAGGTTCAAAGTATATGGCAATGATTTTGTCTCACTGGTAATGTGATCTAAAAGGCCACTCAAGGTGGATacagagatacattttttttttaaaacagagataCATTAAGAGGTGTTTTGACACTACTAACCATCTAGTGGTAAGCACATACACTGTTTCGAGAAATCACTGCCTTATTACAGGTGGCATTTTTCATCCATAACAAGGCATTGAGATCTTTAGCTTAAGcagactattttatttatttattttttaagattttatttattaacagagCCAAGGGAcaagtagagggagcagcaggcagagggaaagggagaaggaggctccccactgagcagagaccaaGATGGCCAgtcttggtctcaggaccccaggatcatgacccgagccaaaggcagatagttgtgttaaccaactgagccacctaggtgccccacaaACCATTTAATGTATCCATGATAAGAAGCTTAATTAATTCCAATTAATTTGGGGCTTTTGAAGAGACCGTGCAGACCTCTAGAAAACATTGGAGTCAAAATCTTGATTTAGGAAAAAAGTGAATCCACTATTTTGTACACTAAAACATACTTAATTTTTTGTTCTCATTGCCTTTTACTAATATAAATTTTGACTATGGTCTATTTTTAGGGAAAGTGGGAAGTTCCTTTACCCAAAGTTCGTGCTCAGGGAGAAACAGAAGTATTAAAAGTCATTcgaacaggaaagagaaaaaagaaagcatggaagAGGATGGTCACTAAAGTCTGCTTTGTTGGAGATGGCTTTACTAGAAAACCACCTAAATACGAAAGATTCATTAGGCCAATGGTAAGTCCCTTGCTAGAGTGGGATggattaaatatttgttatgttatataaaatacaatttcctgtgaaaaaagattgaaagacatttttaggttttttttttttttttaagttactgatAGGGATGGCTTAAGTTTTCCACTACCGTCAAGAATCTTGTCTTCATCTTTGTAAGACaggagatgaaaaataattattacagaCAGTGCTGGtgaatcctgatttttaaatatgtcatattAGTATCTTCATTTTCCATGTGAGGTCATTGTACTCATTCCACAGGTTATCTATATGCTGATACTTGTTCTGAGAACAGTTAGAAAACGGGTAGGACTGCTTTTTCAAGAAGCAATTCccatttaataagaaaattatctTAATGCTTTTGAAAACATTCAGTATGTAGTCATtggaaaaagaatttaatataaaagtgGAACTTTAATTTCTGTAGACAACAGTGATGGTCAAAACcattctcctcccctttcccaaATGTAACTGAACATTTGGTTGACCATTGAACAGTGGGTGCCCACCCCCTGCAAAGATGTAAAATCCACATAAaactttgactcccccaaaactaaACAGCCTACTGTTGCCTATAGCCTTACTGATAATCTAAATGATCAACTAATATATacttgtatgttatgtgtatcaTATATTCttaaagcaagagaaaagtattcaaatcataagagaaaatagatctgtagtactgtatttattgaaaacatcTGCATGTGAGTGGATCTGTGCCGTTCAAACCTGTGTTCTAGGTTCAACTATCTACTTTTCCAGAATCCTTTTAAACTGACTGAATTGCTCCCCTCAGTGGATCTCCAACTTGCTTAGAAAAAGTCAGAGGAAGGTTGGCCGTGTTACCTTAGCTTTCACTTTGAATAATTCTTAATGGATTAAAATGTTGGCCAACAGCCTGTTTGTATAATTAAGATTCTGTTGGAACCTGGCCGTGCCCTtctatttacatattgtctatggctgtttttcTCCGCAGACTTTGAGTAGTTGCAGGAGACACAGTATGAGTGTTGACTGTCTATTTTCAGCCATCCCTGGATTGTATCATGAACTGCTCTGTGTTGATTTCATACTCATAATCTTCTAAATATAGTTTGGTAACTTTATCAGTTCTGTAGGGAGGAAATATACTAATAAGCTGTTACAGGCTTTCTGTAGCCGGGCAGGTACATCTCATGAATGAGTCCGTTACTAAGAACTTAAGTATCATTACCCTTTATTCTCCCAAACAGGCAAGAATCAGTTAAGAGACTGTAAAGTGTTGTGGCTTCTGAAGTGTTACACTCCACAAGGTCAGATGTAGGTGACTGGGGTGATTCCAGGTGATTAACAGACCTCTCTGGGCTCTCTCCAGTCTCTGACCAGTATTCTCATTAGTGAAAAGCTGACAGTCCACCCTCCTTTTTCATCATGTAAAACAGCTGAGGTCTAGAGAGCCTTGAGGTCAGGATAATTTAATTCCATCCACACACACCACACCGTTCAACCCAGGAACCAGTCATTTCACCTGCCAATCTTTAGCTTATCATTCaaaaaagggggcgggggggggggagctgtaAGGTTAATATGCTTGAATGAGCTATTTGTATGCTCCAccatagtgcctggcatgcagcaaGTCCTCAGGAAACATAGGTAACAGGATAAATCTGAGCACGATGCAAGGCAACATGCTGTGGTAAAAACTTAAGGAGTATGTGTTAAGGGTTTTCTCTCACGTATTTATCAGGTTTTTAATGTGTagaattttaagtatttagtTTGATGCCTTAATATTTGACATTGTTCATCCATGGGGGGATTTTTGACTTGGAAGACAAttggaaaatcaaaaaggaagaagctCATCGTTGTTAACATTTTAGACTCgtataatatttttgtgtttgacTTACTAGGGCTTACGTTTCAAAAAGGCCCATGTAACACATCCTGAATTGAAAGCCACCTTTTGCCTGCCAATACTCGGTGTAAAAAAGAATCCCTCATCCCCACTATATACAACTTTGGGTGTTATTACCAAAGGTACTGTCATTGAAGTGAACGTGAGTGAGTTGGGCCTTGTGACACAAGGAGGCAAAGTTATTTGGGGTAAGTAAACTTTTGAATACGGAGCTGCTGCTGTTCAACAATCCtaagattaaaatttttcaagttGATAGAAAGCACACAGCAAATTTTAATGCAGAAGAGCTAGATTaagttaaaataatgtaaatcagGTTTAAATCTTTAGGAAGAATACTTTTTGTAGACAAAGTAGTGAATGTGATTCTTTTTAACTTAGATTATTGGTTTCAGTTCTATAAAGTGTACTTTATTGTTAGATTTAGGACTGTTTCAAAAGGCATTCATTAGGAGGGAAGCAGATGGAATAAGTTATAACCAAAATACATtggaagaaaatacaatatattaaccatgagcagaggaagggagacCTATATTAAACACATCGCCACACtatttcagtaattaaaaatagGTGTCATGCAgcaattttaattcttcccttttcttagTTTTCTGCTTTTAGTGTCCAGGTATTTTGAAACTTTAATGTTCTCTGAAATTAAAGAATACCTTCCAGCTTCTTGAATCTTTATGAGTCATTCATACTTCATATTGGCTGACCTcaactttaaaataagtttcaaattaatttaaCCTAATTAAAACTTGTTGCATTTTCTAGTAAGAAAAGTATgtggaagggatccctgggtggtgcagcggtttggcgcctgcctttggcccagggcgcgatcctggagacccaggatcaaatcccacgtcgggctcccggtgcatggagcctgcttctccctctgcctatgtctctgcccctctctctctctctctctctctgactatcataaataaattaaaaaaaaaaaaaagtatgtggaaAAGCAGCAATGCTCAGGTCAATCCAGAGGCTTGTTGATACAATGCACTAACAGAATGGAGCAGACCACCATTTGTAAAAAGTGTAAAAACAGTATATGAAAATTGTTTCCGGAACTGGTTTGATTTTGAGTAAAATCTCATTGATCCTactatcacttttttctttcttaaaagtggtaatagaaatattttgggcaaagttcatttttattagtattaatatccctctttttcccattttgtttttttcaggaaaatatgcCCAGGTTACCAACAATCCTGAAAATGATGGATGCATAAATGCAGTCCTGCTGGTTTAACAGCAGTTTCAGACGAGTAATCCCTTATAATTACTGAAGACTACACACCTGTCAGGAAGACCATTATTGTTGTGGTTCTGGATGCTACCAAACAGCCTTACATATCTACAGTCATCAAGACATTTATTCTACTATAAAAAAGTtgaaatagacatttattaaaataagtggTCTTTATTTTTGAGTCTTTTTAGCATTTAGATGTTCATGAATTtgaataatttagaaaaacaatCATAGTTAATATcttggcccagggcacctgggtggctcagttaggcgtctgccttcggctggggttgtgatcccaggatcctgggatggagccttgcgtccagttccctgctcagtgaggagcctgcttctccctctctttccccttgcttgtgtgtgcgcacgctcgctcgctctctccaatagatggataaaatattaaaaaaaaaaaaaaaaaaaaaaaactcttggtcCAGATCTGCATTAAGAAGTGGACTCAGCAATGCAGACCTTTTGTTCCTGGAAAACACAGTGTAGTTGAAATCCTCTTTTATCCTCTTATCATGAAGGTCAGTGCACACTTAAAGACTACAAAATGGTCATTTCTGAGACCTTACCTGAAGtctcttccacctcatttttcttaatgctacatttctttttttttttttttttttattggtgttcaatttactaacatacagaataacacccagtgcccgtcacccattcactcccaccccccgcccttctccccttccaccacccctagttcgtttcccagagttagcagtctttacgttctgtctccctttctgatatttcccacacatttcttctcccttcccttattttccctttcactattatttatattccccaaatgaatgagaacatataatgtttgtccttctccgactgacttacttcactcagcataataccctccagttccatccacgttgaagcaaatggtgggtatttgtcatttctaatagctgagtaatattccattgtatacataaaccacatcttctttatccattcatctttcgttggacaccgaggctccttccacagtttggctatcgtggccattgctgctagaaacatcggggtgcaggtgtcccggcgtttcattgcatttgtatctttggggtaaatccccaacagtgcaattgctgggtcgtagggcaggtatatttttaactgtttgaggaacctccacacagttttccagagtggctgcaccagttcacattcccacc from Canis lupus dingo isolate Sandy chromosome 2, ASM325472v2, whole genome shotgun sequence includes the following:
- the NSA2 gene encoding ribosome biogenesis protein NSA2 homolog, which produces MPQNEYIELHRKRYGYRLDYHEKKRKKEGREAHERSKKAKKMIGLKAKLYHKQRHAEKIQMKKTIKMHEKRNTKQKNDEKTPQGAVPAYLLDREGQSRAKVLSNMIKQKRKEKAGKWEVPLPKVRAQGETEVLKVIRTGKRKKKAWKRMVTKVCFVGDGFTRKPPKYERFIRPMGLRFKKAHVTHPELKATFCLPILGVKKNPSSPLYTTLGVITKGTVIEVNVSELGLVTQGGKVIWGKYAQVTNNPENDGCINAVLLV